One Gloeothece verrucosa PCC 7822 DNA window includes the following coding sequences:
- a CDS encoding pentapeptide repeat-containing protein — translation MNELDRYYKMLGLELGASLEEINQAYKDLAFIWHPDRIPKDNPRLLEKATAKLQELNLAREQLRLNHLQASQLSAQGSRGANSSQPQPSYPSSPIYEEHHTSERRYEQAKRPYYRDYTRADFRGANLREKDFSGRNLMQADLSHADLTDSFLHKVNLERAILYRANLFRANLLQANLRGANLQQAHLIGADLSGSDLSEADLRGAKIGYGKRIMVKLTGAILTGAILPDGSIHH, via the coding sequence CCTCCCTCGAAGAGATCAATCAAGCTTATAAAGACTTAGCTTTCATTTGGCATCCTGATCGCATCCCCAAAGATAATCCACGACTTTTAGAAAAGGCCACTGCTAAACTTCAAGAACTCAATCTAGCACGCGAACAGTTACGCTTGAATCATCTGCAAGCGAGTCAACTGTCTGCCCAAGGGTCTCGAGGCGCTAACAGTTCCCAACCTCAGCCTTCTTACCCCTCTTCTCCGATTTATGAGGAGCATCACACCAGCGAGCGGCGTTATGAGCAAGCTAAACGCCCTTATTACCGAGATTATACCCGCGCGGATTTTCGAGGGGCAAATCTCAGGGAAAAAGATTTTTCCGGACGTAATTTGATGCAGGCCGATTTAAGTCATGCAGATTTAACAGATAGTTTTTTACATAAGGTCAATTTAGAACGAGCAATTCTCTACCGCGCTAACCTTTTTCGGGCAAATTTGCTACAGGCCAATCTTAGAGGTGCGAATTTACAACAAGCGCATCTAATTGGGGCAGACTTGAGCGGCTCAGATCTCAGTGAAGCGGATTTACGGGGGGCTAAAATCGGTTATGGTAAGCGCATTATGGTGAAATTGACAGGGGCAATTCTCACAGGGGCTATTTTACCTGATGGAAGCATCCATCATTAG